DNA from Vicia villosa cultivar HV-30 ecotype Madison, WI unplaced genomic scaffold, Vvil1.0 ctg.004457F_1_1, whole genome shotgun sequence:
TCCTCAAGCAGCTGGCGAGCGATGGTGCCACCGTCATGAGGGTCTTGGGGATGGCCCAAGTGTTGGCTAGGAGAAGCCCGGTTTCTGCCGAGGCTTTGAAGAAGGCGGAGTCGGATAAGAAACTCGCCGAGGATGAGGCGAACAAGTTAAAGGCCGACCGGgaaaggctgaagaagaagattgatgGGGTTTTGAAGCAGAAGGACGAGGAGCTCGAGGCGGAGAAGAAAAAGGTTGCCGAGCTTCAACGAGAATGGGCACCGTCAGTCGAGGAGTTCGCAGATGTGGCCGTGCTAAAGTCCAGAGCCGAGTTTGTCGAAAAGATAGACGAGCTGAAGCTTAGCCTTGCTGAGATGGCCGAAGTTGGGTTCAACTGTGCAGTTCGGCAGTTGAAGCTTCTGAATCCGGGTTTGAAGGAGGACAACATCGGGCTTACATCGAAGATTGTGGACGGTGTGTTGGTGCCCGAGTCTCCCGACGGCGAAGAATAATCAGTGTTAATTTGGGCCTGCGTGCCTGTCCTTTGTTGGCCTGCGCGccatttgttttttcttttttttgtatgTTGGGCTATGCTCGGATAattttggggcctgcgtgcccttcatatttgtaatatttggatatcacCGGCTAATTTGGTCGGCCTTTAATGCTTTACTGTTTTGATTTTCTCAATGCGTGTTTTAGAATGTTTATTGTTGCCAATTTTTGAGCCCGGATCATGTTTGTATTTCGGGGAGGTATTCCAACACTTAGGAATATTTTGTTTTTGGATTGTGCTCGGCCGAGGTTAATCTTCCGGGCGTGTGGGGTACgacccgggtgcgcagagcaggtgtgcgcaatgagcgagcgcgagaccgcggtcggggccaagtgctcgcggcgtgaacggtcccatcgcgagctggggttctgccatgcaggtactgCCACGGtgggtctaggtgtagagtccCCCGTGTAGCCGGTCCTGTTCCTTGGTAGGGAGTCCCGGCTGTCGTTGTCGTGGAGTGCTCGCGTTCGTACCATGACGTGAGTCCGTGCCCGGTGGGCTCTTCGTGCTCGGAAGGAGCGACCGGGGAGGGTTAGCTGCTTCTAGCTgtaatagcgtctgagtttttcagcgttccaaggtcgagcaagtttttcaccgAGGAGGTTCTCGAGATAATAAGCGCCTttctcggttttatcgtaaactcggtacgggccttcccagtttggggcgagTTTGCCCTCGCGTGAGTccttcatgtttctgcggagcactagggcgccgacttcgaactcgcgtttgataactttggcgttatgacgcagagctatctgttgttttaatttggcttctcggagggaagatcctgCTCGGATCTCTTCGACCATGTCGATTTCTTCCCTCATAGCTTCGTTGTTGAGTTCCTCTTCGAGAGGCGACTCGGTCCGCCGAGAAGGTTCCCGGATTtctacggggatcacggcttcggtgccgtaggttaataTAAATGGGGTTTCGCCGATGCTCGAATGAGGTGTCGTCCTATACGCCCAGAGTACACTGTGTAGTTCCTCGACCCAAGATTTCTTAGCCTCGTCGAGTCTCCGCTTCattcctcggaggatgactcggttggctgctTCGGCTTGTCCGTTTTTTGGGGGTGTTCTACCGAGGTGAAGTGCTGTTTTGTGCTGAGCTTGGCTACAAACTCTTGGAATTTCCTATCAGTGAATTGGGTACCATTATCGGTTATTATCGCCTAtggtaccccgaaccgagcgagtacGTTCCGTTTATAAAAGCGGAGCACGTTTTGGGATGTGATCttggcgagcgcttcggcttctatccatttagtgaagtagtctACGGCAACCACTAGATATTTGTTTTGGTATGACCCGACTGGGAATGGTCCGAGTAGGTCCATACCCCACGTGGAGAAGGGCCAGGGTGATGATAGGGACTTAAGCTCGTTTGGGGGAGCCAAGggcatgtcggcgtgacgctgaCATTTATCGCATTTCCGGACATGCTCTTTGGCATCTtgttgcatggtcggccaataataTCCGGCTCTGAGGGCCTTTCTGGCCAAAGATCGGCCGCCGAGGTGTTGGCCGCTGATCCCCTCGTGGAGCTCCTGCAGTATCTCGAGCGCTTGCGACGCGTCGACACATTTGAGGAGAGGAATGGAAAATCCTCGCCAGTACAGCTTGTTTTCGACGATGGTGTACAAGCAGGCTCGTCTTTTGATCGCTGAAGCCTCCTTCGCGTCGGTCGGAAGTTCGTCCTTCGTAAGGAAGTTgtacaccggggtcatccagcagtggTCGTCACCTATGGCGAGCACTGGTAGGGGGGTCGCGCTCTTGTCTATGCTCGGTCTTAATAGGATTTCCTGGATCACTGACTTGTTTCCGCCTTTGtttctcgtgctcgcaagtttggataaGACGTCCGCTCGGGAATTGTGTTCTCGGGGGATATGCTCGACTTCTGCCTTTGCGAAGCCTTTCATCCTGTCTTTGACGAGCGTGAGATACTCGACGAGCACGTCGTTTATGGCTTGGTAATCGCCGTTGATTTGGGATGCAACGAGTTGGGAGTCGGTGTAGAACTTAACCTCCCGAGCACCCACATCTTCGGCGAGTCGTAGGCCCGCTAGGAAGGCTTTgtattcggcctggttgttcgatgtggtGAAAGACAAAACTAGGGATACTTCGATGATAAGCCCTTCGTTGTTCTCTAAGATAATGCCGGCCCCGCTTCCCGagctgcttgaggcgccatctacgtagatggtccatttaTTCTCGACGGGGGGCGGGGAGGTAGGG
Protein-coding regions in this window:
- the LOC131642076 gene encoding uncharacterized protein LOC131642076, whose amino-acid sequence is MAGRMLKWSLELSEFDVQYESRKALKAQALANFVAEMTSIPTSPPPVENKWTIYVDGASSSSGSGAGIILENNEGLIIEVSLVLSFTTSNNQAEYKAFLAGLRLAEDVGAREVKFYTDSQLVASQINGDYQAINDVLVEYLTLVKDRMKGFAKAEVEHIPREHNSRADVLSKLASTRNKGGNKSVIQEILLRPSIDKSATPLPVLAIGDDHCWMTPVYNFLTKDELPTDAKEASAIKRRACLYTIVENKLYWRGFSIPLLKCVDASQALEILQELHEGISGQHLGGRSLARKALRAGYYWPTMQQDAKEHVRKCDKCQRHADMPLAPPNELKSLSSPWPFSTWGMDLLGPFPVGSYQNKYLVVAVDYFTKWIEAEALAKITSQNVLRFYKRNVLARFGVP